A genome region from Arachidicoccus soli includes the following:
- a CDS encoding NADH:flavin oxidoreductase/NADH oxidase: MRKLLSPLSIRNTTFKNRIVISPMCQYASVDGFANNWHLVHLGSRAVGGAALIIQEATAISPEGRISYADMGIWKDEHIVKLQEIVDFIHQQDALAGIQLAHAGRKASCEVPWKGGKQIPLHEPNSWQTVSPSALAFTENYETPIAMDKAAIEKVINDFVVATQRAKQVGYDVVEIHAAHGYLLHQFYSPLSNNRMDEYGGSFENRIRLLLEVTEAIKKEWGEEKPLFVRLSASDWIDGGWAIDDSVRLSKILKDKGVDLLDTSSGGNVPKANIPNIPGYQVPFAAAIKNQTGILTGAVGLITTPEQANEILIKEEADLILLARESLRDPYFPLHAAVALGDDIKFPLRYERAAPKKV, translated from the coding sequence ATGCGTAAACTTCTCTCACCCCTCTCCATAAGAAATACCACATTTAAAAATCGAATTGTAATTTCTCCCATGTGCCAATACGCCTCTGTTGATGGCTTTGCTAATAATTGGCATTTGGTACACCTGGGCAGTCGTGCAGTTGGTGGCGCAGCATTGATTATTCAGGAAGCAACTGCTATTTCACCAGAAGGAAGAATTTCTTATGCCGATATGGGCATTTGGAAAGACGAACATATTGTCAAACTACAAGAAATAGTTGATTTTATACACCAGCAAGATGCTTTAGCGGGTATTCAATTAGCACATGCAGGACGAAAAGCATCTTGCGAAGTACCCTGGAAAGGTGGAAAACAAATTCCATTACATGAACCTAACAGCTGGCAAACAGTTTCTCCAAGCGCTTTGGCATTCACAGAAAACTACGAAACACCTATAGCGATGGATAAAGCAGCTATTGAGAAAGTAATCAATGATTTTGTGGTTGCTACACAAAGAGCCAAACAGGTTGGTTATGATGTGGTAGAAATTCATGCGGCGCATGGTTATTTACTACATCAGTTTTATTCACCATTAAGTAATAATAGAATGGATGAATATGGTGGTAGCTTTGAAAACCGTATACGATTATTATTAGAAGTTACAGAAGCCATAAAGAAAGAATGGGGCGAAGAAAAGCCTTTATTTGTTCGCCTTTCAGCCTCTGACTGGATAGATGGTGGCTGGGCAATCGACGATTCTGTCAGACTTTCAAAGATACTAAAAGATAAGGGTGTAGATTTATTGGATACCTCTTCTGGAGGGAATGTACCAAAAGCCAATATACCCAATATACCAGGCTATCAGGTCCCATTTGCGGCAGCTATCAAAAATCAAACCGGCATTCTTACTGGTGCTGTTGGGCTTATTACCACACCAGAACAAGCTAATGAAATTTTAATAAAAGAAGAAGCGGATTTAATTTTATTAGCTAGGGAAAGTCTGCGCGATCCTTACTTTCCATTGCATGCCGCAGTAGCCTTAGGAGATGACATTAAATTTCCACTTAGATATGAAAGAGCAGCACCTAAAAAAGTATAG